A region of the Kwoniella shandongensis chromosome 11, complete sequence genome:
CTGGACATTGGCGGAGAGTCGACACCATAGTTTTGTGTTGGGGGTGGCGACTAGTCGAAGGGCGAATTCACGCTGGAACATGAGGACGGCACATCGGGGGATAGGTCGTTGTGAGAGGAGTTTGAACACCAGTGGGGAGGAGATCTATGAAGGcgtggaagaagggtgatgatcagcttgacaatCTTGGCCGTTCAGGTGTAATGTAGGTAGGTGGAAGGCGATGCAAGAGAACATTGACATACCTGATACGGTGTGTTGGATATACAAACGTCGAAATATGGTAAATCAATCTTGATGAAATCTCCTACGATCAATTCCAACTTTTTCTGCTCAGGCCTGAGATCGCCAAGATAATCATCAGCACGAccgcttcctctcttcttttATCCCGACAAACCTCAGCCCGGTAAAATGAGCGTGTTGAATTTTCCCGTCCTGACTCACTTTCCCAGAACTCGTTTTTGGACTTCCGCAGCCATTCGAGGATCCATCTCTGACGCAATCACCTTTCGACACGCGGGCAGGATACGGACTGTCAAATTACCAGTACCAGGACCGACTTCGAGGACCACATCGGTGGGTTTCAAATTGGCTTTGTCGACGATCCTACGTGTAGACCAGATTGTATCAGCATTATGCTGCTACGTTGGTCGAAAGAATTATCGCAATTGTCGCTTGGAGAGCAGCATGCTGGAAGGATAGTGTCGACTCGACTTACCCTTGTGCAACGAGCGGATTAGTCAAGATGTGTTGCCCGAATTTCGCCGTATCGAAAAGATGATTTCTAGCTCctgatccacctcctcctgctgcCGAACCACCAGCCGATGATTCGCCATTCTTCTTAGGTCGAGCGGCTGCAGACGTGGGTTGGACTCTGAATGTCGAGGTAGTAGCTTTTGGCATCGTGCGTTGTCGTATTTGAGCGGGGAAGGACGTATGCAAGATCGGAGATTGTCTTGGACAAAAAAGGTTGAAAGCAAACACAAatattgattgattgatgatggatggaggGAAGTGAACAAGTGGATGGACGAATCCTCAACTTTTGGTAACAAAGTCACGTGTTTGCAAGCCGGACACTCTGCTCATACGACGAGAAGTGATTTGGACAAAAAGGCAAAAATGAAAGGCCGGACGGGATTTGAACCCGCGACCGCTAGATGAAACTCCAGTTCACGACCTCGAAGTCTAGAATGCTACCACTGCAACACCGGCCCATTGGTTGATGTTCGGGTGATTTCAACATCTTTATATATATTATCAAGCCATTGCCAAGGGATTGATCGATAGTCTTTTctgtcttcccttctgtTCTTTTTTTGTGTCTGACAGATGAGAGAAGCATGCAGATCCGTATTCGCTTGAACCGATTATCTAGGTCGATGAACTTATACGAGGCTTCTGTTTAGTTAGTCGAAACCACACAACCAGATCATGTATATGAAGCAAACGCAGACGATTATCCTCAACCTTATCGAGCAACTCGTCTTGGTGTGTGTTGATTGTGCCGCAAAATGTTTGTTGATGTTAATTATTTTTCTTTCGGAAGAAATATATCGACTGAAGGAAAACTCTCCAATTGTCTTTTGTGCCAATTacaaagatggagagagaccTTTCCTTGTGAGATAATGATCTGGGTCTAACGGTAACTCTTTCATACTGCTCTTGATTGACCAAGTGGGCATATGGTCGATCATCAAATAATCTCTGGGAGTTATTGGGGTAAAAAGGCGTACATAAACAGCGCTTCAGCAATCTTGATTATGTGACCTGCACTCAAGTATTACCCTCTCGTTAGTCCGACTCACCAACTAACCGTCGACCATGCGTCTCTTATCCCCTTCGAGGTTACTATTATATCCAAACGCCTTCGCCAGTTCCGACCGAACACAGGAGGAGTCATGAAAACAATTGCTGTAGTCGAAGGCTTTTTTCATACTGTCTTCGAGTACATCTCACCTTAGCTCGACACTGACATTACGACAGTTATGATCTTAGAGGCAGAAAATGTCAGATCGTTCCCTAAAGATGCCATAGACAAACTGTGGCAGACTATTGCAGCATATCATCTACTGGAGAATCTGCACCGTGCACGAGTACGGAATACGGAATCACGAACCATTGTAGGGCAATGGTTAGGCACAAGGTCACAGTAGAACTACCTGGAAAAGACAAGATTCGCCTGCTTCCACACACAACCGCGGCGAGTGTCACTATGCTTTCTCGCTGCCTGACTCTCTCGAGCATCACGATCAATGTAATGTAATGCATTTGCGTtcctacatcttccatcATGCAACTCGACTAACTCGCCATTATCGCTTCGATCAATCGTATCTACATTTCATCTACCACTTTTGGCTTTTCTACGTCTGCATGTCTTCAGCATCGTATTGCTCGTTCCTGAACAACGATGAATCAGCACTCAGTCCACCTTCTACGCTTGGTGCACTCTGATGGGCAGACTTACTTTTTCAGGATGACGAGACCTTCTAGTACACTTTGGTAGGGGAAGAATTCGTTCGTTCCCAACTCTGCTCTTTCCCCAGTTGCGATTCGTACAGGCGATTGATGTGTTTGGAACTGAACAAGAGATATCAGCGATCGGCACGGCAATCTAAGCAGGGAGGAtgatcacactcaccccacTGATACCATGTCGTGTCCCCGCCAAACCGATCGTGTTGACCGCTTGACCCACTCGCACTGTCACAGgcttctcctccaattcctcgTCTAACGTGATGAGGAACTGAGGGAACATGGCTGTGACAAGCCAGTAAAGCATCCAATGGTTTTTACTCAGAACGACTGTATGATGGTCAGCCGTCATCGCTGTCTGGGATATTGAACGCTGGACTTACACTTCCTCGCATCTGTAAATGAGACGATCACGGACAACAATCCAGCAACGGCTGTTCTGCTCAGAACCTGACCATCGCCGAAGTAAGGGTTGATACCGATCGTTCCCTTGCCCATGTGAACGAGACCCTGAACGCGTGTCAAGTCAGCCTAGATCTTACTCGACACCCCTCAAACTGCGCGAGACAGCAGTCTCAAAAGGAAGTGGAACCATGCGCAACGATGCAACTTACCTGAGCGATTCTGACCATGAAGAAACAATCTGGCTCCTTCGCATAGTACACCGCCAACCCTCTCAACATTTGAGCCAACCTCGCGTTGTTCGTACCAGCACCGACCAGACCCATGGAAAGGATAGCGTTGATGGCGACGTCGAGATCAGAGTCGTGAGAGTATTTGGAAAGTGTGTCGAGGATCGAGAGTTGGGGGTTGGAAGCTGAGATGAGACCGAGTGCTAACGGTACTGATTTACGGATGATGGGGTCACCGTATGTCATCTGTGCCGGGGGAGAAGACAGTCAGCTCTTATCTATGTCTCACCTCCGTGCCGGCACTCACCAAATGCTGGAACTGGCGTAAAGCCATCTCCGCACCGACGTCCTCACCCATTGCAATGAGCGCAATACCAATAGTAGCGAAAGCCTGGTGCTTCAAACTCTGCGGcttcgtctccttcccctcttcctcggcggCAGGCGCCGCAGCGGCATCAGGCGCTGTTGCGGGTGCCTCTGTCTCCGTAGAGGCAGAAATAGGTTGAGATACAGGTTCGCCTTCACCGGCCATCGTAACATCCCCTGAAGCATCTGCGGCGTCACCTTCAGGTGTAGTGGCAGCCGCCTCGCCATCTGCAGCCTccttctttggcttctccTCATGTTCCGCACATGCTTGCAACAACTCCTGGATTTTCAGAACGTTTCCGGTACCGGCATAGGCACACATTTCGACGATAGTGACAGCGATAGTCGCGATGGGGTGCTCGATGACTTTGAGAGTAGCGACGGTAGGCTCAGACGCTTCTTGTGTAGCTGTATACCACGAGTCTGTCAGCTAGTTGCCCCGTCGTTCTGGGTAAAACACGACTAGCTTACCCAAGAAGAGTAAGCCGAGACCCAAGCACGCAAACACAGTCCACTCGGAAGTCAACTGctcctcgtctctctccaTCAAAGTCTGCAAGATGGCACTGGCGATATCACCGTTGCCTGAACCAACAAAGACGAAACCAAGAGCCAAAGCCGACATCGCAACAACTTCCATTGTGTTGGTCTCGTCCGCGACATGGGGTAAGAGCTTGTCGGCCAGATCTTGTCGACACGATCCAGCATAGGCGATGGCGAGACCATTAATGGCGCTGACTTTGAGGGGGACAGATTTACTGTCGACGTATTCTTCCAGCAAGGCGTAAGCGACGTCGGTGTCAGATCGGATACCAGCATGGACGATACCGGTGGCGAGGAAAGCACCTGCTTTGATGTGCTCTTCGGCGGAGTACGAGTACTTGTCGATATGGGAGATACCGGCTTCGGAATCCCACAACACGCTCATTCCGATAGATGCAGTAGCGCTCATCATACCATGGTCCTTGTTCTTGTAGATCCAACTCTGACCCTCTGGGGCGTTGACCATGAGTTTGTCGTTACCGAATCCCGCGTTGACGAATGCGTTGACGAAAGTGGACGCAAGATTTTGTCGAGCTGAATCGGCTGGGGCAGCAACCCGAGTGGTCTCCAAGTGAGACTTGTAGATATCCTCGACAGCTCGAGGCTCCTCAACACCGACAGCTTTGCCGAAATTCCTGAAAAGAGTCGAGAGTTTGACGTTGCCGAGACACTCAAGAacgtcctcctcgagctcagGTGGGGggttctcttcctctgtctcaGCTCCTTCAGCAGTGTGAATCCATTGTAAAGGTGTCTGAGCTCGGGCGAGGAAGAAAGcaagctgcttcttcatgACCGGGTTTGTCGGTGCTTCGAAGTACTTTCGGATGAGAGATGGACTGTTGAGTCGAACGGCGAGGGCAATAGCTTCGGGATATCGGTCATACTTGGAGTATATCACGGAAGCGGTCTCCAGGAAGGCCGAGTCATCTGGAGGAACCAAGAGGGGAACGCAGCTGAACACAAAGTTCAAGCATCAGCACTGCCCTCTGTACACGCAAAGGCGACATGGGAGAAGAGGCAACTCACCTAACCATATATCTACAGACTCGTTCGAAAGTCTTGTCATCCACCAGCTCCACGATCGCCTCAATGTTCTCCAATTCCAATAACAGATCCACCGCGTCTGCCTCCGCATTGTGCTTCAAGAAGAACGCGACGAGGTCCAACGCTAACGATCGAAGTTGCTCTGTAGTATATTTGGTAGCTGTGGCGGGACCTGTCTCGCCATCTGTGCCAGTAGAGACGGGTTCTTCGGACTCTGAGAATGTAGTTGCGTACTCTTCACCGAGTTCGGCGGAGAGATGTCGAACGTATTCGTGTCCCCAAAGACCTGGAGCTTCGGTAGATTCGGATAAGAGTCGATAGTGAAGTGTTTCGCGCTTGCCAGTGTCCGAATACGTCATGGCAAGTACAGAGAGGATAGAAGCGAGGAGTGACTGGCCAAGTCGCATATATCATCAGCACGAATGGTAATCAAGATGGACAGAGCtgatcaactcacccgtTGTTCTTTCAGACTTTCGTCCCAGCTATCTCGAACCTTGCCCAGCTCCTCATAGAACGGTCTCAGGAACTTTAGAGGTTTCGGGACAGAGGTCATTGAGCTTGTGGAGGTTCTGATCAACGTTCGAAGTGATTCCAGTGCAGGAAGGTAGAGATTGGTTTCAGGTTCCTATAGGAGGATAGGTTTAGATGTCAGCGATCGCACTCTAGTCCACTTCTACAGAGCTCTCTCATCCGAATCAGATATCGGTTGACCTACTTTTAATCGCTGTACAAGCATCTCCAACTCTGCCTTCAACTGTATATCTTCCTCGCTCTGTTAGGAAAGCGCATGCAGGTCAGCACATTTGTTCACCAGCAACAGCTAAAAACGGTTCAGGAAGCTCACCATATCGGTGAATTCATCTTTGCcctcgtctttccccttgcccttcaGATCGCCATTGCTCTTGGGCTTGTCAGCATCTTTGGGCTCTGGGTCTTTGGAAGGGACGGCAATGTCGAAGGTGGGTCGATCGCCGTCTGACATGTTGAACAGGTGAAATGTGAGGTAGAGCTACGATAAGTTTTGAGAGGGGATTAGAGAGTATGTCAAAGCGATGGAAGGGAGTGCTGGTGATGTACAAGTGGGTATAGAGGTAGAGCTGATGAAGGAGCAAGTCGATAAGTTGTAGAATGACGATTTCCAACCAACTTGACTGATGCATCAACGACGAACGCGCGTCTTGCAGCAGCAACCACAGCACAACGTGGCGGAATCGGGATTTCACTCAATGTGgcactgcactgcactgACTCTCTTTCCTTGCCATGGCTCAAATGTATATATGCATGCTCGTCTATATATAACACAGCAGTACCGAATCGCATAACCCAAGAAAGCATATCTTCGTCGCACTAAGCAGTCGCAGCAGCctctgcctttgcctttggtCGAGGGTCAATCTTCCTTGTGGAATCTTGGTAGTAGGCGAGGGTCTCGTCGGTGACGGCAGCTCGGTTCTGAGTACATTTCATTAGTTTGCACATCCACCTTCAACACTCGACCGAGGgtgtcagctcaccttctggaACTCTTCAACAATCTCTTGGATCTTCTCGATACAAGCCTGCTTCATCTCGCTGGTACTGAGTGTACCCGCTCGGTATCCCTAATACCAAATGTCAGCCAAGATCCTTCTTGTACGGCACTCAATCCTGCAGTGCACCAGACGTCCTaattcaactcaccttcgccaggctctccatcttcgcgtcatcatcctcgaaGAAACTCAGATACTGATACGCAATGTCGACATCCGGGTTACCTCCATTCTTCTTGTGCTCCTCTTGCgtagcaccaccacctgagAACGCGTTggacttgatcttcttcgcaatCTTCTTTGCGTCGTCCGACACAAAGATGGCAGTGTTCTCCTTGGAAGCGGACATCTTTGTACCAGCACCTTGGAGCGCGGGGAGGAACTTGGCGTGGATCAGGGCGGGCTTCCTGTACTGTAATCGATCGGCAGCGTCACGACATAACAGGAACTGTGCGAAGCGGCCATAACGTCAGCTCATCGGACATGGAGACACGACATCCCCGCAGACAATCCAGCTCACATAAGGGTCCTGATCGATAGCGCAAGGAATCAAAGCAGGGACATCATCACGGGCACCGAAGATTTGAgggaaggagttggagaaggaaggtgcCGCTTGAATAGCAGCAAAGTGGAGGGTGCCGACGTTGTCACTGCTCGAACATCAGTCGATGATCCCAGCATCAGTCACGTTGATAGATACTCACGAGTCAGTGAAACCAAAAGTATTTCTGCTTTGACTTTGTGTAATACACTTGGCGATGAGGGTAACGTTCTCGTAGAATGTTCCGCTATACTCATTCGTCAGCTTTCCGGTCTAGGCAACAAGAATGGACCATTACTCACCTGACGTGGTTGAGAtcagagaagatgaaggtcTTCTCGGGGATGAAACCACAAGCAACGATATCCTTGATGTTATCCTGACCCATCGCCTTGTAATATCGCAGAAGCTCG
Encoded here:
- a CDS encoding dimethyladenosine transferase, giving the protein MPKATTSTFRVQPTSAAARPKKNGESSAGGSAAGGGGSGARNHLFDTAKFGQHILTNPLVAQGIVDKANLKPTDVVLEVGPGTGNLTVRILPACRKVIASEMDPRMAAEVQKRVLGKPEQKKLELIVGDFIKIDLPYFDVCISNTPYQISSPLVFKLLSQRPIPRCAVLMFQREFALRLVATPNTKLWCRLSANVQLYARVEHIMKVGKGNFRPPPQVESSVVRIMPRDPPPPIKFEEFDGLNRVIFSRANKTLRAGFKARGVAEMLEKNYRTWCAEQGVIIEDGFDIKKKIDDILEESGYSDNRAAKMDVDDLLKLLAAFNVAGM